A single window of Vibrio alfacsensis DNA harbors:
- the gorA gene encoding glutathione-disulfide reductase: protein MATHFDYICIGGGSGGIASANRAAMYGAKVALIEAQDLGGTCVNVGCVPKKVMWHGAQVAEAMNLYAEDYGFDVDVKGFDWSKLVESRQAYIGRIHQSYDRVLGNNKVNVIKGFAKFIDEKTVEVNGEHYTADHILIAVGGRPTIPNIPGAEYGIDSNGFFELAEQPKRVAVIGAGYIAVEIAGVLHALGTETHLFCRKESPLRSFDPMIIETLVEVMNAEGPTLHTHSVPKEVVKEADGSLTLHLENGESQNVDTLIWAIGRHPATDAINLASTGVATNDRGYIKVDEYQETNVKGIYCVGDIMEGGIELTPVAVKAGRQLSERLFNGKTNAKMDYELVPTVVFSHPPIGTIGLTTQEAEEKYGKDNIKVYTSGFTAMYTAVTKHRQPCKMKLVCAGEEETVVGLHGIGFTVDEMIQGFGVAMKMGATKADFDSVVAIHPTGSEEFVTMR from the coding sequence ATGGCGACTCATTTTGATTATATCTGTATCGGCGGCGGCAGCGGCGGTATCGCATCAGCAAACCGTGCGGCAATGTACGGTGCTAAAGTAGCGCTTATCGAAGCTCAAGACCTTGGCGGTACCTGTGTAAACGTTGGTTGTGTGCCTAAGAAAGTGATGTGGCACGGCGCGCAAGTTGCCGAAGCAATGAACCTATACGCAGAAGACTACGGCTTTGATGTAGATGTAAAAGGTTTCGACTGGAGTAAGCTGGTTGAGAGTCGTCAAGCGTACATTGGTCGTATCCACCAATCTTACGATCGCGTGCTTGGTAACAACAAAGTCAACGTGATTAAAGGTTTCGCTAAGTTTATTGATGAGAAAACGGTTGAAGTAAACGGTGAACACTACACCGCGGATCACATCCTGATCGCAGTGGGTGGTCGTCCAACGATTCCAAACATTCCAGGCGCGGAATACGGTATTGATTCTAACGGCTTCTTCGAGCTTGCTGAGCAACCAAAACGTGTTGCCGTGATCGGTGCAGGTTACATCGCGGTTGAAATCGCTGGCGTTCTGCATGCACTTGGCACAGAAACACACTTGTTCTGCCGTAAAGAATCACCGCTACGTAGCTTCGATCCAATGATCATCGAAACGCTAGTAGAAGTGATGAATGCAGAAGGTCCAACGCTACACACCCACTCTGTTCCAAAAGAAGTGGTGAAAGAAGCAGATGGCAGCCTAACTCTGCACCTAGAAAACGGTGAGAGCCAAAACGTGGATACCCTAATCTGGGCAATCGGTCGTCACCCAGCCACTGACGCTATCAACCTAGCATCAACTGGCGTTGCAACGAATGATCGCGGCTACATCAAGGTAGACGAGTACCAAGAAACGAACGTGAAAGGCATCTACTGTGTCGGTGACATCATGGAAGGCGGTATCGAGCTAACACCAGTAGCGGTTAAAGCGGGTCGTCAACTTTCTGAGCGTCTGTTCAATGGCAAAACTAACGCGAAGATGGACTACGAATTGGTACCAACCGTGGTATTCAGCCACCCACCAATCGGCACTATCGGTCTAACGACTCAAGAAGCAGAAGAGAAGTACGGCAAAGACAACATCAAAGTCTACACGTCTGGCTTTACTGCGATGTACACAGCGGTTACTAAGCACCGTCAACCATGTAAGATGAAGCTAGTATGTGCTGGCGAAGAAGAAACGGTTGTTGGTCTACACGGCATCGGCTTTACCGTTGATGAAATGATTCAAGGCTTCGGTGTAGCAATGAAGATGGGCGCAACCAAGGCGGACTTCGACTCTGTTGTGGCTATC
- the prlC gene encoding oligopeptidase A — MSNPLLTFTDLPPFSQIKPEHIKPAVEQAITDCRAKVDEVLKDNANPSWASVIAPIEEIDDRLSRIWSPVGHMNSVVNSEALREAYESCLPILSEYGTWVGQHKGLYEAYKAIKASDEFSTLTRAQQKTITDSLRDFELSGIGLPADEQHRYGEISKRMSELSSKFSNNVLDATMGWTKHIVDEKDLAGMPESALAAAKAAAEAKELDGYLITLDIPSYLPVMTYCDNQDLRKEVYEAYVTRASDRGPNAGKWDNSEIITEQLKLRHEISRMLGFNTYSEKSLATKMAENPAQVLGFLNDLATKAKPQGEREIEELRQFANAEFGVSELNVWDIAYYSEKQKQHLFQISDEELRPYFPESKAVSGLFEVLNRVFGMTVTEREGVDTWHESVRFFDIFDSESTLRGSFYLDLYAREHKRGGAWMDDCRGRRVTQSGELQTPVAYLTCNFNRPVGDKPALFTHDEVVTLFHEFGHGIHHMLTQVETGAVSGINGVPWDAVELPSQFLENWCWEEDALAFISGHYETGEPLPKAMLDKMLAAKNFQSAMGILRQLEFGLFDFTLHTEYDPEVGARVLETLAEVKEKVAVVPAVEWARFSHSFGHIFAGGYSAGYYSYLWAEVLSSDAFSRFEEEGIFNKETGLSFLNNILEMGGSEEPMELFKRFRGREPEIDALLRHSGIAA, encoded by the coding sequence ATGTCTAATCCACTTCTTACGTTTACGGATCTTCCTCCGTTTTCGCAAATCAAACCAGAACACATTAAACCTGCAGTGGAGCAGGCGATTACAGATTGTCGTGCCAAAGTTGATGAGGTACTGAAAGACAATGCAAACCCAAGTTGGGCCAGTGTGATCGCGCCGATTGAAGAAATTGATGATCGCTTGAGCCGCATTTGGTCACCAGTGGGTCACATGAACTCAGTGGTGAATAGCGAAGCGCTACGTGAAGCTTACGAAAGCTGCTTACCAATTTTGTCTGAGTACGGTACTTGGGTTGGTCAGCACAAAGGTTTGTACGAAGCGTACAAAGCAATCAAAGCAAGCGACGAATTTTCGACGTTGACACGTGCGCAGCAAAAGACCATCACTGATTCACTGCGTGACTTCGAACTTTCGGGTATCGGCCTACCAGCGGACGAGCAACACCGCTACGGCGAAATCAGCAAACGCATGTCTGAGCTGAGCTCGAAATTCTCCAACAATGTGCTGGATGCGACTATGGGTTGGACCAAGCATATTGTTGATGAAAAAGACCTAGCGGGTATGCCAGAGTCTGCACTTGCAGCGGCAAAAGCAGCAGCAGAAGCAAAAGAGCTGGATGGCTACCTAATTACGCTAGATATCCCATCTTACCTGCCTGTTATGACGTACTGTGATAACCAAGACCTACGTAAAGAAGTGTACGAAGCGTATGTAACGCGCGCCTCTGATCGTGGTCCAAACGCAGGTAAATGGGACAACTCAGAAATCATCACTGAGCAGCTAAAACTGCGTCATGAAATCTCTCGCATGTTGGGTTTTAACACTTACAGCGAGAAATCTCTGGCAACCAAAATGGCAGAGAATCCAGCGCAAGTGCTTGGCTTCTTGAACGATTTGGCAACCAAAGCGAAACCACAAGGTGAGCGCGAAATCGAAGAGCTACGCCAGTTTGCGAATGCGGAATTTGGTGTTAGCGAGCTAAACGTATGGGACATCGCGTACTACAGCGAGAAGCAAAAGCAGCACTTGTTCCAAATCTCGGATGAAGAACTGCGTCCTTACTTCCCTGAATCAAAAGCAGTAAGTGGTCTGTTTGAAGTGTTAAACCGCGTGTTTGGTATGACAGTGACAGAGCGTGAAGGCGTGGACACTTGGCACGAGTCAGTGCGCTTTTTCGATATCTTTGATAGTGAAAGCACATTACGAGGCAGTTTCTACCTAGACCTTTACGCACGTGAGCACAAGCGTGGCGGTGCGTGGATGGATGATTGCCGTGGTCGTCGTGTCACGCAATCTGGCGAGCTACAAACACCGGTTGCTTACCTAACGTGTAACTTCAACCGTCCTGTGGGCGACAAGCCTGCACTGTTTACGCACGATGAAGTGGTGACACTATTCCACGAGTTTGGTCATGGTATCCACCACATGCTGACGCAAGTAGAAACAGGCGCGGTATCGGGCATCAACGGTGTGCCTTGGGATGCGGTTGAGCTACCAAGTCAGTTCCTAGAAAACTGGTGTTGGGAAGAAGACGCGCTGGCGTTTATTTCTGGTCACTATGAGACTGGCGAACCATTACCAAAAGCGATGCTAGATAAAATGCTAGCAGCGAAGAACTTCCAGTCGGCGATGGGTATCCTGCGTCAGCTAGAGTTCGGCTTGTTCGACTTCACTCTGCACACAGAATACGACCCAGAAGTGGGTGCTCGTGTGCTTGAAACCTTGGCAGAAGTGAAAGAGAAAGTGGCAGTTGTACCAGCGGTTGAGTGGGCGCGTTTCTCACACAGCTTTGGTCACATCTTCGCTGGTGGTTACAGCGCAGGTTACTACAGCTACCTATGGGCAGAAGTGTTGTCTTCAGACGCGTTCTCTCGCTTTGAAGAAGAAGGCATCTTCAACAAAGAAACCGGTCTGAGTTTCTTGAACAACATTCTAGAAATGGGTGGCAGTGAAGAACCAATGGAGCTATTTAAGCGCTTCCGTGGTCGTGAGCCAGAAATCGATGCGCTACTGCGCCATTCTGGTATCGCAGCGTAA
- a CDS encoding 23S rRNA (adenine(2030)-N(6))-methyltransferase RlmJ — translation MLSYRHSFHAGNHADVVKHIVQSLILDALKQKDKPFVYHDTHSGVGRYDLTHEWSEKTGEYKQGIARIWDNPNIPEDIASYIDSIKTLNNGDKLRYYPGSPRVARAQIRPQDRMVLTELHPADHPLLEQEFHRDRQVSIYKEDGFKRLKGSLPPQERRGLVLIDPPYELAKEYRDVVQAIFQSHKRWATGIYAIWYPVVNRCDIEDMIEGLEGLGIRKILQIELGVSPDTNERGMTASGMIVINPPWKLESQMKEILPFLQEAIAPATGHWKVDWIVPE, via the coding sequence TTGTTAAGTTACCGCCACAGCTTCCACGCTGGCAACCATGCTGACGTGGTAAAACACATCGTTCAAAGCCTCATTCTTGATGCTCTGAAACAAAAAGATAAGCCATTTGTTTATCATGACACCCACTCAGGTGTAGGCCGCTACGATCTGACTCACGAATGGTCTGAGAAAACAGGCGAATACAAACAAGGCATTGCGCGCATTTGGGACAACCCAAACATTCCTGAAGACATCGCAAGCTACATCGATTCAATCAAAACGTTGAACAACGGTGATAAACTGCGTTACTACCCAGGTTCACCGCGTGTTGCACGCGCGCAAATCCGTCCACAAGACCGTATGGTCCTGACTGAGCTGCACCCAGCCGATCACCCGCTACTAGAGCAAGAATTCCATCGCGATCGTCAAGTGAGTATCTACAAAGAAGATGGCTTTAAGCGTCTGAAAGGCAGTCTACCACCACAAGAGCGTCGTGGTTTGGTGCTGATTGACCCACCATACGAACTAGCAAAAGAATATCGCGACGTCGTACAAGCGATTTTCCAAAGCCACAAACGTTGGGCAACAGGCATCTACGCGATTTGGTACCCAGTGGTAAACCGCTGTGATATCGAAGACATGATTGAAGGCTTGGAAGGACTTGGCATTCGCAAAATCCTACAAATCGAGCTTGGCGTATCTCCAGACACCAACGAGCGTGGCATGACGGCATCGGGCATGATCGTGATTAACCCACCGTGGAAACTAGAAAGTCAGATGAAAGAAATTCTGCCATTCCTACAAGAAGCGATCGCACCAGCAACGGGGCACTGGAAAGTCGACTGGATCGTTCCAGAGTAA